From Tiliqua scincoides isolate rTilSci1 chromosome 2, rTilSci1.hap2, whole genome shotgun sequence, the proteins below share one genomic window:
- the RSAD1 gene encoding radical S-adenosyl methionine domain-containing protein 1, mitochondrial isoform X1, whose amino-acid sequence MATLGKLRVGLPACRPLTRPAVARAAAQLHPPPPETPLATAALYVHWPYCEKRCSYCNFNKYIPRNLDEPRMRNCLVKEAQTLIQLSQVQRITSVFFGGGTPSLASPFTVAAVLDALSQYTYLAEGTEVTLEANPASADALCLDKFRAAGVNRLSIGIQSLNDAELKLLGRNHTACNALRTLEEAKTLFPGHTSIDLIFGLPGQTIASWVQGLKEVLPICDNHVSLYQLTLERGTLLFKQVDQGLLPMPDPDVVSEMYECARLVLQDTGFHQYEVSNFARNGALSTHNLSYWQGSQYIGIGPGAHGRFVPRGDGKIHREARIQTLEPDIWMKEVFAFGHGTRKRTELNTLDILEEILMMGLRMDVGITHQHWLQFAPGLSLWDVFGESEEVKQLVEQGLLLLDNRGLRCSWRGLAVLDSLLLTLLPQLQQVWAEREKTFSRT is encoded by the exons ATGGCCACGCTGGGCAAACTGCGCGTCGGGCTCCCCGCGTGCCGGCCCCTAACGCGTCCCGCAGTGGCGCGCGCTGCTGCCCAGCTCCACCCTCCGCCTCCAGAAACCCCGCTAGCAACAGCAGCCCTCTACGTCCAC TGGCCCTACTGTGAGAAACGGTGCAGTTACTGCAACTTCAACAAGTACATCCCCCGAAACCTTGATGAGCCCAGAATGAGAAACTGTCTTGTTAAGGAGGCCCAGACCTTGATCCAACTCAGTCAAGTTCAGAG AATCACATCGGTATTCTTTGGTGGAGGGACACCGAGCCTGGCTAGCCCATTCACTGTTGCTGCTGTCTTGGACGCACTCTCTCAATATACTTACTTAGCGGAAGGTACTGAAGTAACACTGGAAGCCAACCCCGCTTCAGCAGATGCCTTGTGCCTTGACAAGTTCCGAGCAGCCGGTGTCAACCGCCTCTCCATTGGCATCCAG TCACTAAATGATGCAGAGCTGAAGCTCCTTGGAAGGAACCACACAGCTTGTAATGCCCTGAGAACTTTAGAAGAAGCCAAGACACTCTTTCCAGGCCACACATCTATTGACCTCATTTTTGGCCTTCCAGGTCAGACCATTGCCTCGTGGGTCCAGGGTCTGAAGGAAGTACTTCCAATATGTGATAACCATGTCTCTCTCTACCAGCTGACACTGGAGAGAGGTACCTTGCTTTTCAAGCAGGTCGATCAGGGCTTACTACCCATGCCAGATCCGGATGTAGTATCAGAGATGTATGAGTGTGCACGGCTGGTTCTGCAGGATACAGGTTTTCATCAGTATGAGGTCTCCAATTTTGCTAGGAAt GGGGCGCTTAGTACCCACAACTTGTCCTACTGGCAAGGCAGTCAGTATATTGGGATTGGACCAG GAGCCCATGGAAGATTTGTGCCACGGGGAGATGGCAAGATCCATCGTGAGGCAAGAATACAGACTCTTGAGCCAGATATATGGATGAAGGAGGTGTTTGCCTTTGGGCATGGGACCCGGAAGCGTACTGAACTGAACACACTGGACAT ACTGGAGGAGATTCTGATGATGGGGCTCCGCATGGATGTTGGAATTACGCACCAG cactggctgcagtttGCCCCTGGCCTCAGTCTCTGGGATGTGTTTGGAGAATCAGAAGAAGTGAAACAGCTGGTGGAACAGGGCTTGCTGCTTCTAGATAACAG GGGACTTAGATGTTCTTGGAGAGGCCTGGCTGTGCTGGATTCTCTGCTACTGACACTTCTTCCCCAGCTCCAGCAAGTTTGGGCTGAAAGAGAGAAAACATTCAGCAGGACCTGA
- the RSAD1 gene encoding radical S-adenosyl methionine domain-containing protein 1, mitochondrial isoform X2, which produces MATLGKLRVGLPACRPLTRPAVARAAAQLHPPPPETPLATAALYVHWPYCEKRCSYCNFNKYIPRNLDEPRMRNCLVKEAQTLIQLSQVQRITSVFFGGGTPSLASPFTVAAVLDALSQYTYLAEGTEVTLEANPASADALCLDKFRAAGVNRLSIGIQSLNDAELKLLGRNHTACNALRTLEEAKTLFPGHTSIDLIFGLPGQTIASWVQGLKEVLPICDNHVSLYQLTLERGTLLFKQVDQGLLPMPDPDVVSEMYECARLVLQDTGFHQYEVSNFARNGALSTHNLSYWQGSQYIGIGPGAHGRFVPRGDGKIHREARIQTLEPDIWMKEVFAFGHGTRKRTELNTLDILEEILMMGLRMDVGITHQVEIC; this is translated from the exons ATGGCCACGCTGGGCAAACTGCGCGTCGGGCTCCCCGCGTGCCGGCCCCTAACGCGTCCCGCAGTGGCGCGCGCTGCTGCCCAGCTCCACCCTCCGCCTCCAGAAACCCCGCTAGCAACAGCAGCCCTCTACGTCCAC TGGCCCTACTGTGAGAAACGGTGCAGTTACTGCAACTTCAACAAGTACATCCCCCGAAACCTTGATGAGCCCAGAATGAGAAACTGTCTTGTTAAGGAGGCCCAGACCTTGATCCAACTCAGTCAAGTTCAGAG AATCACATCGGTATTCTTTGGTGGAGGGACACCGAGCCTGGCTAGCCCATTCACTGTTGCTGCTGTCTTGGACGCACTCTCTCAATATACTTACTTAGCGGAAGGTACTGAAGTAACACTGGAAGCCAACCCCGCTTCAGCAGATGCCTTGTGCCTTGACAAGTTCCGAGCAGCCGGTGTCAACCGCCTCTCCATTGGCATCCAG TCACTAAATGATGCAGAGCTGAAGCTCCTTGGAAGGAACCACACAGCTTGTAATGCCCTGAGAACTTTAGAAGAAGCCAAGACACTCTTTCCAGGCCACACATCTATTGACCTCATTTTTGGCCTTCCAGGTCAGACCATTGCCTCGTGGGTCCAGGGTCTGAAGGAAGTACTTCCAATATGTGATAACCATGTCTCTCTCTACCAGCTGACACTGGAGAGAGGTACCTTGCTTTTCAAGCAGGTCGATCAGGGCTTACTACCCATGCCAGATCCGGATGTAGTATCAGAGATGTATGAGTGTGCACGGCTGGTTCTGCAGGATACAGGTTTTCATCAGTATGAGGTCTCCAATTTTGCTAGGAAt GGGGCGCTTAGTACCCACAACTTGTCCTACTGGCAAGGCAGTCAGTATATTGGGATTGGACCAG GAGCCCATGGAAGATTTGTGCCACGGGGAGATGGCAAGATCCATCGTGAGGCAAGAATACAGACTCTTGAGCCAGATATATGGATGAAGGAGGTGTTTGCCTTTGGGCATGGGACCCGGAAGCGTACTGAACTGAACACACTGGACAT ACTGGAGGAGATTCTGATGATGGGGCTCCGCATGGATGTTGGAATTACGCACCAG GTGGAGATTTGCTGA